From Coriobacteriaceae bacterium, a single genomic window includes:
- a CDS encoding MFS transporter: MEKTAEQLRREHIALEGDTHGKNKWAILFTVLVMTFMACLDASIVTVALPVMQKELGVGLDRIQLVSSVYLLATCVAMLPFGRLGDVRGKVGVFQLGVIVFSVGSLLCGLSASLEVLILARFVQGIGCAAAMANNMGIITESFPARERGRAMGILATFVALGMMCGPVLGGVLVASFPWESIFLINLPIGVISFIVGLYTLPHVKPEAGERPMPLTEAARRCFASSAFTINLACMLIVFVGIGASEFVLPFYFQDAHGFSSDISGLLFLAMPVMNAFVGPLSGSVSDRVGCEAPTAVGLGVYVCGLFAVSTLDEHSSILMIVCCVAFMSCGTSIFQSPNNSLYMGSAPREALGFAGSLSSLARYAGIALGITAASRILYGQTSAAMGKTVTSYVAGRPDVFLFGFRLVFYVLMAVATVGFALTLVRLVRTRARH; encoded by the coding sequence ATGGAGAAAACTGCCGAGCAGCTGCGCCGCGAACACATTGCCCTGGAGGGCGACACCCACGGTAAGAATAAATGGGCGATTCTGTTCACCGTGCTCGTCATGACCTTTATGGCGTGTCTGGATGCGAGCATCGTGACGGTGGCGCTCCCAGTGATGCAAAAGGAGCTGGGGGTGGGTCTCGACCGCATTCAGCTCGTGAGCTCGGTGTATCTGCTCGCGACGTGCGTCGCCATGCTGCCGTTTGGCCGCTTGGGCGATGTGCGCGGCAAGGTCGGCGTGTTCCAGCTGGGCGTCATCGTCTTTTCGGTTGGTTCGCTGCTGTGCGGCCTTTCGGCTTCGCTCGAGGTGCTTATCTTGGCGCGTTTCGTGCAGGGCATTGGCTGTGCCGCCGCGATGGCCAACAATATGGGCATCATCACCGAGTCGTTTCCGGCGCGTGAGCGCGGCCGTGCCATGGGTATTCTGGCGACCTTTGTGGCTCTTGGCATGATGTGCGGCCCCGTGCTCGGCGGCGTGCTGGTGGCGAGCTTTCCCTGGGAGAGCATCTTCCTTATCAATCTGCCCATTGGCGTAATCTCGTTTATCGTGGGACTCTATACGCTGCCGCATGTGAAGCCGGAGGCTGGCGAACGCCCTATGCCGTTGACAGAGGCGGCGCGTCGCTGCTTTGCGAGCTCGGCTTTCACGATTAACCTGGCTTGCATGCTTATCGTGTTCGTGGGTATCGGTGCCTCCGAGTTTGTGCTGCCGTTCTACTTTCAGGATGCCCACGGCTTTAGCTCCGATATCTCCGGCCTGTTGTTTTTGGCGATGCCGGTCATGAATGCCTTTGTGGGCCCGCTTTCGGGCTCGGTGTCCGACCGTGTTGGTTGTGAAGCGCCCACGGCCGTTGGCCTGGGCGTGTACGTGTGCGGTCTCTTTGCGGTGAGCACGCTTGACGAGCACTCTTCCATCTTGATGATCGTGTGCTGCGTTGCGTTTATGTCGTGCGGCACGTCGATCTTCCAGAGTCCCAATAATTCGCTGTATATGGGTTCGGCTCCGCGTGAGGCGCTTGGCTTTGCGGGCAGCTTGAGCAGCTTGGCGCGCTATGCGGGCATAGCGCTGGGTATTACGGCGGCGTCGCGCATCCTGTATGGACAGACGAGCGCGGCGATGGGCAAGACGGTCACGAGCTATGTGGCGGGTCGTCCGGACGTGTTCCTCTTTGGCTTCCGTTTGGTATTCTACGTGCTGATGGCCGTTGCTACCGTGGGCTTTGCGCTCACATTGGTACGTTTGGTGAGGACGCGCGCCCGGCATTAG
- a CDS encoding xanthine phosphoribosyltransferase, with the protein MQELEDRIRHDGIVKAGNVLKVDAFLNHQCDVELFDHMGAEWARLFEGVEINKILTIEASGIGMACIAAQHFGGVPVVFAKKAQSINLDGEQYATTIYSFTKQKEYPVIVGKRFLSEGDKVLIIDDFLANGCALEGLIKICEAAGAEVSGIGIAVEKGFQGGGDKLRERGFRVESLARIADMDCETGEITFA; encoded by the coding sequence ATGCAGGAGCTTGAGGATCGTATTCGCCATGACGGCATCGTAAAGGCCGGTAACGTCCTTAAGGTTGATGCTTTCCTCAACCACCAGTGCGACGTTGAGCTGTTCGACCACATGGGCGCCGAATGGGCCCGTCTGTTCGAGGGCGTCGAGATCAACAAGATCCTGACGATCGAGGCTTCGGGCATTGGCATGGCTTGCATCGCGGCCCAGCATTTTGGCGGCGTGCCGGTTGTCTTTGCCAAGAAGGCGCAGTCCATCAACCTCGACGGCGAGCAGTATGCCACGACCATCTACTCCTTTACCAAGCAGAAGGAGTACCCGGTCATCGTTGGCAAGCGCTTCCTGTCCGAGGGCGACAAGGTCCTGATTATCGACGACTTTTTGGCCAACGGCTGCGCGCTCGAGGGTCTTATCAAGATCTGCGAGGCTGCGGGTGCCGAGGTATCCGGTATTGGCATTGCGGTGGAGAAGGGCTTCCAGGGCGGTGGCGATAAGCTCCGCGAGCGCGGCTTCCGCGTCGAGAGCCTGGCCCGTATCGCCGATATGGACTGCGAGACCGGCGAGATCACCTTCGCCTAA
- a CDS encoding peptide chain release factor-like protein, whose protein sequence is MGWREYAHYAEMSVEELARDCEVQVFRASGPGGQGVNTTDSAVRMKHGPTGITVTARESRSQFQNRSSCLRKLRAELERRGRPPRRRVKTKVPQRSRQRRLNDKHFNAIKKANRRKPGGEE, encoded by the coding sequence ATGGGATGGCGTGAGTATGCGCACTATGCCGAGATGTCGGTCGAGGAGTTGGCACGCGATTGCGAGGTTCAGGTGTTTCGCGCGTCGGGTCCGGGCGGACAGGGCGTGAACACGACAGACTCTGCTGTGCGCATGAAGCATGGGCCCACGGGGATTACCGTGACGGCGCGCGAGAGCCGCAGCCAGTTCCAAAACCGCAGCAGCTGCCTGCGTAAGCTGCGCGCTGAGCTTGAGCGTCGCGGGCGTCCACCGCGCCGACGCGTAAAGACCAAGGTGCCTCAGCGCTCTCGCCAGCGCAGGCTCAATGATAAGCACTTTAACGCGATTAAAAAGGCCAACCGTCGCAAGCCGGGCGGGGAGGAATGA
- a CDS encoding diacylglycerol kinase family protein, with the protein MHATDFGRTLIIANPAAQSGAAREVAERLQRFLDMTARASQFDLVLTERMGHAKELAAQATDYRTVIALGGDGVIHEVVNGLMTQKADARPALAVLPVGSGNDFAQTLGIEDFYGKDFGALLTCELQRQDIGRIRSWNPASGSGEAIVEYYDQTVSVGIDAAIGLGTTELRKKTGLTGAPLYTLSGLEQFGLRYRNYPMTVSFDGAPAERVRAIVMAIQLGPTYGSGYRICPEADPCDGILDVCYACGPVPRAVALPMFLSAKDGHHTKLPPVRMRRCRHAELTFEEPDYPIQADGEPVVASRIEVDILAGALHVWHPTH; encoded by the coding sequence ATGCACGCAACTGATTTTGGTCGCACGCTCATCATCGCCAACCCAGCCGCCCAGTCGGGCGCGGCGCGCGAAGTTGCCGAGCGCCTGCAGCGCTTTTTGGATATGACCGCGCGCGCATCCCAGTTTGACTTGGTGCTAACCGAGCGCATGGGACACGCCAAGGAGCTTGCCGCCCAGGCAACGGACTATCGCACTGTTATCGCACTCGGCGGCGACGGCGTGATCCACGAAGTCGTCAACGGGCTTATGACGCAAAAGGCGGACGCCCGCCCCGCTCTTGCCGTCCTGCCCGTGGGCTCCGGCAACGATTTTGCCCAGACGCTCGGCATCGAAGATTTCTACGGCAAGGATTTTGGTGCGCTGCTTACCTGCGAGCTGCAGCGTCAGGACATCGGGCGGATTCGCTCATGGAACCCCGCAAGCGGCAGTGGCGAGGCAATCGTCGAGTATTACGACCAGACGGTCTCCGTCGGTATTGATGCCGCCATCGGCCTGGGCACCACCGAGCTGCGCAAAAAGACGGGTCTCACCGGCGCGCCGCTCTACACTCTTTCGGGACTAGAACAGTTTGGCCTACGCTATCGCAACTACCCCATGACAGTCAGCTTTGACGGCGCGCCCGCCGAGCGCGTAAGGGCGATCGTCATGGCGATTCAGCTGGGTCCTACCTATGGCTCGGGCTATCGTATCTGTCCCGAAGCCGACCCCTGTGACGGCATACTCGACGTCTGCTACGCCTGCGGCCCCGTTCCGCGCGCGGTCGCGCTTCCCATGTTCCTTTCGGCCAAAGATGGCCACCATACCAAGCTGCCACCGGTTCGCATGCGCCGCTGTCGCCATGCCGAGCTTACCTTTGAGGAGCCCGACTACCCCATCCAGGCCGACGGCGAGCCCGTTGTCGCCTCGCGCATCGAGGTCGACATCCTCGCCGGCGCCCTCCACGTCTGGCACCCCACCCACTAG
- a CDS encoding chloride channel protein, giving the protein MAHNDKPESANETQDHSQPLDDGGFFSLNDVITAGRHQLTRSEHLLAADTRRNARNLLASAKLLALVVIVSLAMGVAAWAFLASLNIATDYREHHVWVYALLPVVGVATAWVYKNHGLAAKRGNNLVIDSALGTRLIHMRMAVLTFVCSTLTHLTGGSAGREGAAVQIGGTIASNISSLAHLKKHDHHDLMLAGISSAFGAVFGSPLAGAFFGMEMCFIGKIDYTAGIYCLVASFTGYFTSLALGTEYEANVIASVPNMTPRTVVIVVISAIIFGLTARLFAWSVRTVKSLYGRFITNYLVRALIGALVVLAAYALLDAWDYAGLSTWLSGAGFAGNTTLADAVIKLVVTALTLGAGFQGGEVTPLFGIGAALGGWIGCLTGLDPSFLAALGMLGVFCAGLNVPITTCMMAIDLFHGTAAGFFVIVAFISYLTGGHRGVYPAQRIISPKRRSLIVDEGGTVADAIERHNDLIE; this is encoded by the coding sequence ATGGCTCATAACGACAAACCCGAAAGCGCAAACGAAACGCAGGATCATTCCCAGCCGCTCGACGATGGCGGCTTTTTCTCCCTGAACGACGTCATCACGGCAGGCAGGCATCAACTTACCCGCTCCGAGCATCTCTTGGCTGCCGACACGCGCCGCAACGCCCGCAACCTACTCGCGAGCGCCAAGTTGCTCGCGCTCGTCGTCATTGTCTCGCTCGCCATGGGCGTCGCCGCTTGGGCGTTTTTGGCCTCGCTGAATATCGCCACCGACTATCGCGAGCACCATGTGTGGGTCTACGCCTTGCTTCCCGTTGTGGGCGTTGCCACCGCATGGGTGTACAAAAACCACGGTCTTGCCGCCAAACGCGGTAACAACCTGGTCATCGACTCCGCTCTGGGCACACGCCTCATCCATATGCGCATGGCCGTCCTCACCTTCGTCTGCTCCACGCTCACGCACCTAACGGGTGGATCGGCCGGTCGCGAGGGAGCCGCGGTTCAGATTGGCGGCACCATCGCCAGCAACATCTCGAGCCTCGCCCACCTTAAAAAGCATGACCACCACGACCTCATGCTCGCCGGCATCTCGTCGGCCTTTGGCGCCGTATTCGGTTCGCCCCTTGCCGGAGCTTTCTTTGGCATGGAGATGTGCTTTATCGGCAAGATCGACTACACCGCGGGCATCTACTGCCTGGTCGCCTCGTTTACCGGCTACTTTACATCACTCGCCCTAGGTACCGAGTACGAGGCGAATGTTATCGCCAGCGTTCCCAACATGACACCACGGACGGTTGTCATCGTTGTTATCAGTGCCATTATCTTCGGTCTGACGGCACGCCTCTTTGCCTGGTCAGTTCGAACCGTCAAGAGCCTGTACGGTCGCTTTATCACCAATTACCTCGTTCGCGCACTCATAGGCGCACTCGTGGTTTTGGCCGCCTATGCCCTCCTCGACGCCTGGGACTACGCCGGCCTTTCCACGTGGCTTTCCGGCGCCGGATTTGCCGGCAACACCACCCTGGCGGACGCAGTCATCAAGTTGGTCGTCACAGCGCTTACCCTGGGTGCGGGCTTCCAAGGCGGCGAGGTCACGCCCCTGTTTGGCATCGGTGCGGCGCTCGGCGGCTGGATCGGTTGCCTTACCGGGCTCGACCCCAGTTTTCTGGCGGCTCTCGGCATGCTCGGCGTGTTCTGCGCCGGCCTCAACGTACCCATCACCACCTGCATGATGGCCATCGACCTGTTCCACGGCACAGCCGCCGGGTTCTTTGTCATCGTGGCCTTTATCAGCTACCTAACCGGCGGACACCGCGGCGTGTACCCCGCCCAGCGCATCATCTCACCCAAGCGCCGTTCGCTTATTGTGGATGAGGGCGGTACGGTAGCGGATGCTATCGAGCGCCACAACGACCTGATAGAGTAG
- a CDS encoding molybdopterin molybdotransferase MoeA, producing MAEKLIPLEDAQSIVLSHVAPTDLVEIPVWQAAGLPLAEDAVADIDISPFANSAMDGYAVRAADLAAATGDTPVTLSVVGHEAAGHVFEGALGPGETVRIMTGAPVPEGADAVVKYEIVEVLDGDGNEGSHVSFSMPAKVGENVRSAAEEAHAGDVVMHAGEVVAPAGAGLLASAGYASVKVHAAPRVGIISLGTELVAPSELPARGQIRDSNSSALMAEALDAGAEPVFFGIAPDDEQTIAKLVHRAVQECDFVITSGGASAGDYDYVTALVQREGEVLFDRISMRPGKAITFGLLGGKPYLGLSGNPAAAYVGFEMLARPAIRKMRGFAEGARPVQQATLTHGVKKRQDRRFFDRATVLRDPETGELLVTEAKTQNSALLGTMQRANCLLRIHEGPCDLAAGDVVDVVRVDLPEGTVL from the coding sequence ATGGCAGAGAAACTCATTCCGCTGGAGGACGCGCAGTCGATTGTTCTGTCGCATGTTGCTCCGACCGATCTCGTCGAGATTCCCGTGTGGCAGGCCGCCGGCCTTCCCTTGGCCGAGGATGCGGTGGCCGATATCGACATCTCACCGTTTGCCAACAGCGCTATGGACGGATATGCCGTGCGCGCAGCCGATCTTGCTGCGGCCACCGGTGACACTCCGGTGACGCTCTCCGTCGTAGGGCACGAGGCCGCGGGCCATGTGTTTGAGGGCGCTCTTGGCCCGGGCGAGACGGTCCGCATCATGACGGGCGCGCCGGTACCCGAAGGTGCCGATGCCGTGGTGAAGTACGAGATCGTCGAGGTGCTTGACGGTGACGGCAACGAGGGTTCGCACGTGAGCTTCTCGATGCCCGCCAAGGTGGGGGAGAACGTTCGCTCTGCCGCCGAGGAGGCCCATGCCGGCGATGTCGTGATGCACGCCGGCGAGGTCGTGGCTCCGGCGGGCGCGGGTCTGCTGGCAAGTGCCGGATACGCGAGCGTGAAGGTCCATGCCGCTCCGCGCGTGGGCATTATCTCGCTGGGGACGGAACTGGTCGCGCCGAGTGAGCTGCCGGCGCGCGGGCAGATTCGCGACTCCAACTCGTCCGCGTTGATGGCCGAGGCACTCGATGCGGGAGCCGAGCCGGTGTTCTTTGGCATTGCGCCCGATGATGAGCAGACGATTGCCAAGCTGGTGCATCGTGCCGTGCAGGAGTGTGATTTTGTCATTACGAGCGGTGGTGCCTCGGCGGGCGACTACGACTATGTGACGGCTCTGGTCCAGCGCGAGGGTGAGGTGCTCTTCGACCGCATCTCGATGCGTCCCGGCAAGGCCATCACGTTTGGCTTGCTCGGAGGTAAGCCCTACCTGGGGCTTTCAGGCAATCCGGCCGCGGCGTATGTGGGCTTTGAGATGCTCGCCCGTCCGGCGATCCGCAAGATGCGCGGCTTTGCCGAGGGGGCGCGTCCCGTGCAGCAGGCGACGCTCACGCACGGCGTGAAAAAGCGACAGGACCGACGCTTCTTCGATCGCGCGACGGTTTTGCGCGACCCCGAGACCGGTGAGCTGTTGGTGACCGAGGCCAAGACGCAGAATTCGGCGCTGCTTGGAACCATGCAGCGTGCGAACTGCCTGTTGCGTATTCACGAAGGACCGTGCGACCTTGCGGCGGGCGACGTCGTGGATGTCGTGCGTGTCGACCTGCCTGAGGGAACGGTGCTATAG
- a CDS encoding MogA/MoaB family molybdenum cofactor biosynthesis protein, which produces MELKISIVTCSDTRGLAQDEAGAALEELIEAQGWTVASHVVVRDDVSEIGDAIVEAADACHANVVLTCGGTGLSMRDVTPEATRAVCDRDVPGIAEAIRAYSMTKTRRAMLSRAICMQRGHTLVVNFPGSTKAARESWEAIADQLEHAAQMTAGGGHTN; this is translated from the coding sequence ATGGAGTTGAAGATTTCGATCGTGACGTGCTCGGATACGCGCGGCCTTGCCCAGGACGAGGCGGGTGCCGCGCTCGAGGAGCTCATCGAGGCGCAGGGGTGGACGGTCGCCTCACATGTGGTCGTGCGCGACGACGTTAGCGAAATCGGTGATGCCATCGTGGAAGCTGCCGATGCGTGCCACGCCAATGTCGTGCTCACCTGCGGCGGCACGGGTCTTTCGATGCGCGACGTGACACCCGAGGCGACGCGTGCCGTCTGTGACCGCGATGTGCCGGGTATTGCAGAGGCGATTCGCGCGTACTCGATGACCAAGACGCGCCGCGCCATGCTCTCGCGCGCTATTTGCATGCAACGAGGTCATACACTTGTCGTAAACTTTCCCGGTTCTACAAAGGCCGCTCGCGAAAGCTGGGAGGCCATAGCGGACCAGCTGGAGCATGCGGCTCAGATGACAGCGGGCGGCGGACATACCAACTAA
- the modA gene encoding molybdate ABC transporter substrate-binding protein — protein MFDMVSRRGFVSLSAVAAASLGLAGCSGSKTSEPAGSDAGSAKSSSKEKAVELQVFAANSLEKALPEVQELYTDQTGTTFADTQFKASGDLVEQMRAGAAVDVLITASKGTMDDAETAELVDADTREDMFVNDLVIIGAEGSDTKVEAIADVANLDGKIAIGDAKTVPAGKYANQALASVGLYTGTEGDDGEYAPEIADKVALADKVGTAAAYVSTGDCVAGFVYSSDIFRYDGIEEAFVCPEDSHKPIVYPGAVAESSEHADEAKAFIDFCLTNKKAQKIWAKYGFELSE, from the coding sequence ATGTTCGATATGGTTTCTCGCCGCGGATTCGTCTCGCTTTCTGCTGTCGCCGCTGCCAGCCTTGGTCTTGCCGGCTGCTCGGGCAGCAAGACGTCTGAGCCCGCTGGTTCCGATGCCGGCTCCGCCAAGTCTTCCTCTAAGGAGAAAGCTGTCGAGCTGCAAGTCTTTGCTGCCAACTCGCTCGAGAAGGCTTTGCCCGAGGTCCAAGAGCTCTACACCGACCAGACCGGTACTACCTTTGCCGACACGCAGTTTAAGGCGTCTGGCGACCTTGTCGAGCAGATGCGCGCCGGTGCAGCCGTCGACGTGCTCATCACGGCCTCCAAGGGCACCATGGACGACGCCGAGACCGCCGAGCTCGTCGACGCCGATACGCGTGAGGACATGTTCGTCAACGACCTTGTGATCATTGGCGCCGAGGGCTCCGACACCAAGGTCGAGGCCATCGCCGACGTCGCGAATCTGGACGGCAAGATCGCCATTGGCGACGCCAAGACCGTTCCCGCCGGCAAGTATGCCAACCAGGCCCTGGCCTCCGTGGGCCTCTACACCGGCACCGAGGGCGACGATGGCGAGTATGCTCCCGAGATCGCCGACAAGGTCGCTCTGGCCGATAAGGTCGGCACCGCCGCCGCCTATGTCTCTACGGGCGACTGCGTAGCCGGTTTTGTCTACAGCTCCGATATCTTCCGCTACGATGGCATCGAGGAGGCCTTCGTGTGCCCCGAGGATTCGCACAAGCCCATCGTGTACCCGGGTGCCGTTGCCGAGAGCTCCGAGCACGCCGACGAGGCCAAGGCGTTCATCGATTTCTGTCTGACCAACAAGAAAGCTCAGAAGATTTGGGCTAAGTACGGCTTTGAACTTTCCGAGTAG
- the modB gene encoding molybdate ABC transporter permease subunit — protein sequence MLNRFRMLVACALTFALCWVPGFAFAGDTEDGAQVAATAHGLSYGIEGFERLAKGTARTMEGQPEGYRFPVDEDVDLVVAPAADRVVVWISPKAVEKYGLDPQDNECVSGLKALVCELDSANCMGGAQLGDVDLPWYVTAETTFDAGGYTYGFDERGADGDRYVVIASASGDAKGGARWLDSAQMVEASSVALRDEQGPLTFLASFLGDIDYRPFWVSIKTSGLALLISFALGLFAAWKTMGTSSRIKGLLDSVFTIPMVLPPTVCGFLLLMLFGRSTGVGRWLIAHGVSIVFTWPAAVISAVVVSFPLVYRTALGAFESLDTQMLDAARTLGWSERRIFTRLMMPLGWPSIAAGTVLAFARAMGEFGCTLFFAGNYAGITQTIPIAIYFEWMGGNTSVALFWVVVVIAFSFLVILFINMYTAHSQKYRERGLSRAERKQAKQLGGQTDSLDPVGGDALRIDREALAELMRDDTVAKGGR from the coding sequence GTGCTTAATAGATTCCGCATGCTTGTCGCCTGTGCTTTGACCTTCGCGCTTTGCTGGGTTCCGGGATTTGCGTTTGCTGGGGACACTGAGGACGGGGCCCAGGTTGCTGCGACCGCTCATGGGCTTTCCTATGGGATCGAGGGTTTTGAGCGGTTGGCCAAGGGTACCGCCCGTACCATGGAGGGCCAGCCTGAGGGCTACCGGTTTCCCGTTGACGAGGACGTGGACCTTGTAGTGGCGCCTGCTGCCGATCGCGTTGTGGTGTGGATATCGCCCAAGGCGGTTGAGAAGTATGGATTGGATCCGCAGGATAACGAGTGCGTATCGGGTCTCAAGGCCCTCGTCTGTGAGCTCGACAGCGCAAACTGCATGGGAGGTGCGCAGCTAGGGGACGTGGATCTTCCTTGGTATGTCACGGCGGAAACAACGTTTGATGCCGGCGGGTATACCTATGGCTTTGACGAGCGCGGTGCGGATGGGGACCGCTATGTGGTGATTGCATCAGCCTCGGGTGATGCCAAGGGCGGCGCGCGTTGGCTTGATAGCGCTCAAATGGTAGAGGCATCGTCTGTCGCGTTGCGGGATGAGCAGGGGCCCTTGACCTTTCTGGCCTCCTTTTTGGGCGACATCGACTATCGCCCGTTTTGGGTGTCCATAAAAACGAGCGGCCTTGCCCTGCTGATCTCCTTTGCGCTGGGCCTGTTCGCCGCGTGGAAGACTATGGGTACCTCGAGCCGCATCAAGGGTCTGCTCGACTCGGTCTTTACCATCCCTATGGTGCTGCCGCCTACGGTCTGCGGCTTTCTACTCCTTATGCTGTTTGGCCGCTCGACCGGGGTCGGTCGGTGGCTTATCGCGCACGGCGTTTCGATCGTCTTTACCTGGCCCGCGGCGGTCATTTCGGCCGTCGTTGTGTCGTTTCCGCTGGTCTACCGCACGGCGCTCGGAGCCTTCGAGAGCCTCGACACGCAGATGCTCGACGCCGCGCGAACCCTGGGCTGGTCCGAGCGCCGCATCTTTACCAGGCTTATGATGCCGCTCGGCTGGCCCTCTATTGCCGCCGGCACGGTGCTCGCCTTCGCGCGTGCAATGGGCGAGTTTGGCTGCACCCTGTTCTTTGCGGGCAACTACGCCGGCATTACGCAGACCATCCCCATCGCCATCTACTTTGAGTGGATGGGCGGCAACACGTCGGTGGCCCTCTTTTGGGTCGTCGTCGTGATCGCGTTCAGTTTCCTGGTCATTCTGTTCATCAATATGTACACGGCGCATTCGCAAAAGTATCGCGAGCGCGGCCTGTCCCGCGCGGAGCGCAAGCAGGCCAAGCAGCTGGGCGGCCAGACCGATTCACTCGACCCAGTCGGCGGCGATGCGCTGCGTATCGATCGCGAGGCGCTGGCCGAGCTCATGCGCGATGACACGGTCGCAAAGGGAGGTCGATAA